GTCTGGGTATTGTGCTTTGCAAGACGTAATAGTTATTAATAAAGTAATAAATAAAATTTTAAAAGAAATTTTTAATGGGGTCATGCTAATTTGTTTGATTTTGGGTAATAGAATTGATGGTGACTTCGCAAATTATAGGCTTGTTGCTTCCTATTTTATGTTCGTCGCCATAATAGCCATACGCTTTTTGGGATGGAAATAAAAAGGTTGCCGTTTCGCCTGTTTTTAAAAGTTTTAAGCCTTCACGAAGTCCTGTAAATAGCTCTTCTCTATCCATAGCGTAGTTTTGGGTTTTAAGTTCTTCTTTGGAATATATCACACTGCCATTTAGTGCTTTTACATTGTAATCGTAGTTAACAATATCTCCAAATTTTGGGGTTTCTAAAGAATCAATCTCAACTTTTGTATTGTAGTAATACCAAAAACCACTTTCTGAAGCGATATAATTATTTTCTTTGTCTTTCTTTATTATTTTTTCAATTAGAGATTGCTCGTGGGCATATAGTTTTTTATTTCGTTCAACCGAAGCATTAATAAAAGAACCAGAACTCACAGAAACCGGGCGTCTGGCTTCTGGTTGTTTACAGCTAACAAAAGCTAGTAAAATAACGATTATTAAATACGGTTTATTCATTGTTTAGGGCTTTATTATAACTAGGCAATATACTAATAAATTTTTCAACGGTATCTTTTAAAGATAAATTGCTTTTTCCGCCAGCGGCATTTATGTGACCACCACCATCAAAATGTGTTCTAGACATGTCATTTACAGAAAAGCTGCCTTTAGAACGCAATGAAATTTTTACAATACCTTCTTGTTTGTCTTCTATAAAGATAGCAGCCAAAACTATATTTTCTAATGACAAACCATAATTTACAATACCTTCTGTATCCCCTTTTTTGAAATCGTATCGGTTTAGTTCTTCTTGGGAAAGGGTTATGTAAGCCGTTTTGGATTCTGGAATGACTTTTAAATTGGTCAGTGCACACCCCAATAATTGTAAACTTTTGTAGCTATTGGTATCGTAAACGTTATTATGGATTTCGGAGTTGTTGGCGCCTTTGTCAATTAAATCAGCTATAACCCGATGGGTTTTACTGCTAGTGGAAGAAAATCTAAACGAGCCCGTATCGGTCATAATCCCTACATACAAACACGTTGCAATATTAATGTCGATAACATTCAAATCGCCTAACATATCAATAAAATGATAGACCATTTCGCAAGTAGAACTCATGCTAACATCACTAAATATATAGGTTGCATAATCATCTGGTGCTTGGTGATGGTCAATCATTATTTTAATGGCTTTACTTGCCTCTAAAACCGTTTCCATACTCCCAGTCCTATGAAGCGCATTGAAATCTAGAGTAAATATAATATCAGCATCATTAATGATATCATCACATTTTTTTGTTTGCGAATCGTGTTTTAAAATGTTTTGCTCACCTGGAATCCACTTTAAAAAGTTTGGGTAGTCATTAGGTGTTATAACTTGTACTTGATGATTGCTTTTTAAAAGATAATGGTAGAGTCCCAATATGGAACCAATGGCATCACCATCGGGGTTTTTATGAGGTACAATTACTATTTTTTTTGAGGTTGATAATAACTGTTTTGTATTCGAAATATCTTGCTTATTCATAGGTGACGAAGATACAATTTTTTTAAAATTGACAGACTTGTTTTTATTGATAAATACCTTACTTTTGCAGCAAAATCATATGAGATTAGTTGGTCTGTTTTCTGAAAAATTGTTTTTTGTAACTCAAGACCTATTTATCAAATTATTTTAACTGAACAAAATTAAAACAAAACAATGGCAACAAATAGAACATTTACAATGCTAAAGCCAGATGCTGTAGAGAAAGGGCATATTGGAGCAATATTAGAAAAAATTTCAGCTTCAGGATTTAGAATTGTTGCAATGAAATTAACACAAATGACGACTAAAGATGCGCAAACTTTTTATGCTATACATAATGAGCGTCCGTTTTTTGGTGAGTTGGTTGAATATATGACACGCGGCCCAATAGTAGCTGCAATTTTAGAAAAAGACAATGCAGTTGAAGATTTTAGAACCTTAATTGGTGCTACAAATCCTGCTGATGCTGCCGAAGGTACCATTAGAAAATTGTTTGCAGATTCTATAAGTGAAAATGCAGTACACGGAAGTGATAGTGATGAAAATGCTGCTATTGAAAGTGCTTTTCATTTTTCTGGAAGAGAGATGTTTTAAAACTTTTTGAGTGAACTCGTTTAAACAGTCTCTCAGTTTATAAATAGAAAATCCCGCAACATGGTTACGGGATTTTTTGTGTCTTAAAAAAAATTAAATAGTATTTATTAAATTACTTTTACATTTACCGCGTTTAATCCTTTTTTACCTTCTTTTAATTCAAATTCAACTTCGTCGCCCTCGCGAACTTCGTCAATTAAACCTGAAATGTGAACAAAATGCTCTTTTTTCGAACCGTCTTCAACTATAAAACCAAATCCTTTGGCATCGTTGAAGAATTTAACTGTTCCTTTACTCATACTTTAAATTATTAAATTAATAATATAAATGTAATGTAAAAAATTATTAAAAAAAAAATGTTTTTTCAGAAAGCTTATAAAGAACTCATTTTGACTTTTTTCAATTGGCTGCAAAATGATCTTTTTGTCTCATATTTCACCTATTTTTTTACTCAGTAGCGATGCTATGAAGTGCTAAAAAGCTAACATCTGAAGGACGGAGCGTATAAAAATAACCCGATGGGTTATTTTAGCGAACGGGTCAGCTTGCGTAAAGGATGTTTTTCGCTTCAATCAAAAAAGCCAAGATGAGTTCAAAAACAAAAAAGTCTATCAAAATGATTGATAGACTTTTAATTGTAACTGTTAAAGTATATGTATTAGATTACTTTTACGTTTACGGCGTTTAAACCTTTTTTGCCTTCTTGTAGATCGAATTCTACGGCATCACCTTCACGAATTTCATCGATAAGTCCTGAAATGTGTACGAAATGTTCTTTGTTGTTGTCATCTTCAGTGATGAATCCAAAACCTTTAGAATCATTGAAGAATTTTACGTTGCCTTTACTCATGTTGTAAATATTAATTATTAATTACTTCAAAAGTACTGCTAAATATCATCATATACCCTATATTTTTCAATTAATTTATTTTTGAAGTGAAATCAAACAAAAAAGTCTATCAAATTGATTGATAGACTTTTAATTGTAATTGTTAAAGTATATGTATTAGATTACTTTTACGTTTACGGCGTTTAATCCCTTTCTACCTTCTTGTAGATCGAATTCTACGGCATCACCTTCACGAATTTCATCGATAAGTCCTGAAATGTGTACGAAATGTTCTTTGTTGTTGTCATCTTCAGTGATAAATCCAAAACCTTTAGAATCATTGAAGAATTTTACGGTACCTTTACTCATTATGTTTATTTATAAAAATTAAAGGAACAAAGGTAGTATAATTTTTTGTAAGCTGATGCTTTTTATTGGTTTTTTTATTTTATACGCAATCATCTAATTATCTTAAAATCAATTTTTTAATAATTTCCTTTCCCAATTCTTCATTGAGCATCTTAATAATTTTTTCTTTGCCATAACTTAATTCTTCTCTTAAAACACTCGAACTAAGTTGTATGTAAAGGGTGTCGCGTTCTAAATTTACAGATGTGGTGTAGTTGTTAACGCCATTGCCCATAAGGTTTGCCCAAGCATCGGCTACATTTACTTTATTTAGGCCTTTTTCCAATTTATTGGTTTCAACAAATTCTTTAAGGGCATCGGATATACTTATATGTTCGTTGTTGCGTTTTGCCATTGTTGGATGATGGTTACTGGTTGATGGTCTTTTCTATTTTATAATTTGAAAATCTCATAGCTTTGGTGTACTTGCTTCACGGCATTCTCCGTTCGTTCGGCATGTGTATCACTTATAAAAAGTTGTCCAAAATTT
This genomic window from Mariniflexile sp. TRM1-10 contains:
- the gldI gene encoding gliding motility-associated peptidyl-prolyl isomerase GldI, coding for MNKPYLIIVILLAFVSCKQPEARRPVSVSSGSFINASVERNKKLYAHEQSLIEKIIKKDKENNYIASESGFWYYYNTKVEIDSLETPKFGDIVNYDYNVKALNGSVIYSKEELKTQNYAMDREELFTGLREGLKLLKTGETATFLFPSQKAYGYYGDEHKIGSNKPIICEVTINSITQNQTN
- a CDS encoding DHH family phosphoesterase; the protein is MNKQDISNTKQLLSTSKKIVIVPHKNPDGDAIGSILGLYHYLLKSNHQVQVITPNDYPNFLKWIPGEQNILKHDSQTKKCDDIINDADIIFTLDFNALHRTGSMETVLEASKAIKIMIDHHQAPDDYATYIFSDVSMSSTCEMVYHFIDMLGDLNVIDINIATCLYVGIMTDTGSFRFSSTSSKTHRVIADLIDKGANNSEIHNNVYDTNSYKSLQLLGCALTNLKVIPESKTAYITLSQEELNRYDFKKGDTEGIVNYGLSLENIVLAAIFIEDKQEGIVKISLRSKGSFSVNDMSRTHFDGGGHINAAGGKSNLSLKDTVEKFISILPSYNKALNNE
- a CDS encoding nucleoside-diphosphate kinase, with the translated sequence MATNRTFTMLKPDAVEKGHIGAILEKISASGFRIVAMKLTQMTTKDAQTFYAIHNERPFFGELVEYMTRGPIVAAILEKDNAVEDFRTLIGATNPADAAEGTIRKLFADSISENAVHGSDSDENAAIESAFHFSGREMF
- a CDS encoding cold-shock protein, with the translated sequence MSKGTVKFFNDAKGFGFIVEDGSKKEHFVHISGLIDEVREGDEVEFELKEGKKGLNAVNVKVI
- a CDS encoding cold-shock protein, producing MSKGNVKFFNDSKGFGFITEDDNNKEHFVHISGLIDEIREGDAVEFDLQEGKKGLNAVNVKVI
- a CDS encoding cold-shock protein — translated: MSKGTVKFFNDSKGFGFITEDDNNKEHFVHISGLIDEIREGDAVEFDLQEGRKGLNAVNVKVI
- a CDS encoding DUF721 domain-containing protein; translated protein: MAKRNNEHISISDALKEFVETNKLEKGLNKVNVADAWANLMGNGVNNYTTSVNLERDTLYIQLSSSVLREELSYGKEKIIKMLNEELGKEIIKKLILR